One window of the Emcibacter sp. genome contains the following:
- a CDS encoding MotA/TolQ/ExbB proton channel family protein: MTPLLESYELVRDFMERGGPILTWIFLVILLIWGLVFERLVYFKTGHRKQVNEVMGTWEARSERTSWFAHKIREAMISQVTMDLRGTIPLIKTLVAVCPLLGLLGTVTGMIEVFDVMAVLGSGNVRAMAAGVSKATIPTMAGMVGALSGVFASSYLENRANKEAEMLEDHLTMDH, from the coding sequence ATGACGCCCCTGTTGGAATCATACGAGTTGGTAAGGGACTTTATGGAACGGGGTGGCCCGATCCTGACCTGGATCTTTCTCGTAATCCTGCTGATCTGGGGCCTGGTTTTCGAGCGTCTGGTATATTTTAAAACCGGACATCGCAAGCAAGTGAATGAAGTTATGGGAACTTGGGAAGCTCGCTCCGAGCGGACTTCCTGGTTCGCCCATAAAATTCGCGAAGCCATGATCAGTCAGGTGACGATGGATCTGAGAGGAACCATTCCGCTTATCAAGACATTGGTAGCGGTCTGTCCTCTTCTTGGTCTCCTTGGTACCGTAACCGGAATGATTGAGGTCTTTGATGTGATGGCAGTATTGGGAAGCGGCAATGTCCGCGCGATGGCGGCGGGTGTATCCAAAGCCACGATTCCTACTATGGCCGGAATGGTCGGTGCCTTGTCCGGCGTGTTTGCCTCCTCTTATCTGGAGAACCGCGCCAACAAGGAAGCCGAAATGCTCGAAGATCACTTAACAATGGATCATTAA
- a CDS encoding energy transducer TonB: MIARFTVSFSFAFLITFLLFFAMQWLIATGEKASTEKGVNIRVEIADVRKAREVEQKVRKPEKPEEVETPPETPDIEMDTSLNNVQTGFEIGSAQVDTGIQVAGTGGFAASDGDYLPIVKVAPVYPRRAAERGIEGYVILEFTVTKNGTVRDIVVVETTSSLFNRAAIKAAEKFKYKPKVVDGEPVDVSGVLHKITFELEK, from the coding sequence ATGATAGCAAGATTTACAGTTTCATTTTCTTTCGCATTTCTGATTACTTTTCTGCTGTTCTTTGCCATGCAGTGGTTGATTGCAACCGGTGAAAAGGCAAGCACGGAAAAAGGCGTTAATATTCGTGTCGAAATCGCGGATGTGCGTAAGGCCCGTGAAGTAGAACAGAAAGTGCGTAAACCCGAAAAGCCTGAAGAGGTGGAAACACCTCCGGAAACGCCGGACATCGAGATGGATACAAGCCTGAACAATGTCCAGACCGGCTTTGAAATCGGTTCTGCCCAGGTTGATACGGGTATCCAGGTGGCTGGAACTGGTGGGTTTGCCGCCAGTGACGGTGATTATCTTCCGATCGTGAAGGTGGCGCCGGTTTATCCCCGTCGTGCAGCTGAACGCGGTATCGAAGGATATGTGATCCTGGAATTCACGGTGACCAAAAACGGTACGGTGAGGGACATTGTGGTTGTTGAAACCACAAGCAGCCTGTTTAACCGTGCTGCGATCAAGGCGGCCGAGAAATTTAAATACAAGCCGAAAGTGGTTGACGGGGAGCCGGTCGATGTGTCCGGGGTTCTGCATAAAATCACGTTCGAGCTAGAGAAGTAG
- a CDS encoding DUF3450 domain-containing protein — MIKHRVRTIVLSAVAAGTLVWGAAVAGATELQDVLNEGAAANKIAQESQKRIDGIVEDTDKIVAEYKAVVKTIEGLKIYNAQLQRQIDNQKAVMEDLNQSIKQVTYVKRQITPTMVKMVDALEQFVTHDIPFQKETRLDSIANLKTLMDDPSVDASEKFRSVFEAYQIESDYGRALVSYTDSIDIDGVSREVEFLQIGRVALVYQTKDGKVSGAWNKTTGQFEVLSDDYNSSVSQALKVANKQAAADRLLRLPILAPEQAK, encoded by the coding sequence ATGATTAAGCACCGAGTAAGAACTATAGTTCTTTCCGCCGTTGCTGCCGGTACCCTTGTCTGGGGTGCTGCTGTAGCGGGTGCAACTGAATTGCAGGACGTCCTCAATGAGGGCGCTGCTGCAAACAAGATTGCACAGGAATCACAAAAACGCATCGACGGCATTGTTGAAGATACCGACAAAATTGTCGCCGAATACAAAGCCGTGGTAAAAACCATTGAAGGTTTGAAGATCTATAATGCTCAGTTGCAGCGTCAGATTGACAACCAGAAAGCAGTGATGGAAGACCTTAATCAGTCCATCAAGCAGGTTACTTATGTTAAGCGCCAGATTACGCCGACAATGGTGAAAATGGTTGATGCCCTCGAGCAGTTTGTCACTCATGACATTCCGTTCCAGAAGGAAACCCGTCTTGACTCCATCGCAAACCTCAAAACTCTGATGGATGATCCTTCTGTGGATGCTTCCGAGAAATTCCGCAGCGTTTTCGAGGCCTATCAGATCGAAAGCGATTATGGTCGTGCTCTCGTATCCTACACAGACTCCATTGATATTGATGGTGTGTCCCGTGAGGTTGAATTCCTGCAGATCGGCCGTGTAGCACTTGTCTATCAAACCAAAGACGGCAAGGTTTCCGGCGCATGGAACAAAACTACAGGCCAGTTTGAAGTTCTGTCAGATGACTATAACTCCTCTGTTTCCCAGGCTCTGAAAGTGGCCAACAAACAGGCGGCTGCTGACAGACTTCTGAGACTTCCAATTCTGGCACCGGAGCAGGCAAAATGA
- a CDS encoding response regulator, with translation MAVEMSMPILIVDDYKTMLRIIRNLLKQLGFQNVDEASDGSEALNKMRSKNYGLVISDWNMEPMTGYELLKEVRADEMLKAVPFIMVTAESKTDNVIAAKKAGVNNYIVKPFNAATLKQKLVTVLGDF, from the coding sequence ATGGCTGTAGAAATGTCAATGCCTATCCTGATCGTGGATGATTATAAGACCATGTTGCGTATTATCAGGAACCTGTTGAAACAGCTGGGCTTCCAGAATGTGGATGAAGCCAGCGACGGTTCAGAAGCCCTGAACAAAATGCGGTCCAAGAACTATGGTCTGGTCATTTCCGACTGGAATATGGAACCGATGACCGGATATGAACTTCTGAAAGAAGTACGTGCCGATGAAATGCTGAAGGCTGTGCCCTTCATCATGGTTACTGCTGAATCAAAGACAGATAACGTGATCGCGGCCAAAAAAGCCGGCGTGAACAATTATATCGTCAAACCGTTCAATGCAGCGACCCTGAAACAGAAACTGGTTACTGTTCTCGGAGACTTCTGA
- the ccoN gene encoding cytochrome-c oxidase, cbb3-type subunit I: protein MTTHPTPPAVSSLAQWLTSLGLGIGAIIALLIAAQTTSTPFQIHAFIMLAAFILGIVAVFNLGFGKGNKVKAEPSPAGVFYNDSIIKAGVIASIFWGIAGFLAGDIIAWQLAFPVLNFDLEYINFGRLRPLHTSAVIFAFGGNVLITTSFYCVQRTGKARLAGEIAPWFVFWGYQLFIVLAATGYLLGITQSKEYAEPEWYVDIWLTIVWVVYLLVFLGTLWRRKEPHIYVANWFYLAFIVTVAMLHIVNNLTVPVSWTEPKSYALFSGVQDALTQWWYGHNAVGFFLTAGFLGIMYYFVPKRAERPVYSYRLSIIHFWALIFIYIWAGPHHLHYTALPDWAQTLGMTFSIMLWMPSWGGMINGLMTLSGAWDKLRTDPVLKMLVVSVAFYGMSTFEGPLMSIKAVNGLSHYTDWTIGHVHSGALGWVAYVSFGAIYCMVPWLWKRQGLYSLKLVNWHFWVSTIGIVFYICAMWVSGIMQGLMWRAYNELGFLEYSFVETVEAMHPYYIIRATGGLLFVLGSLIMAYNIWMTVKGKGEAKSIEPGMTPAMAE, encoded by the coding sequence ATGACAACCCATCCTACACCACCTGCTGTCAGTTCACTGGCACAATGGCTCACATCCCTGGGGCTTGGGATCGGCGCCATCATCGCGCTTCTTATTGCAGCACAGACAACCTCAACGCCTTTCCAGATACATGCCTTCATCATGCTGGCAGCTTTCATCCTGGGTATTGTTGCTGTCTTCAATCTCGGATTCGGCAAGGGCAACAAGGTCAAGGCTGAACCCTCCCCGGCTGGTGTGTTCTATAATGACAGCATCATCAAGGCAGGGGTCATTGCAAGTATCTTCTGGGGTATCGCCGGATTTCTGGCCGGCGACATCATCGCCTGGCAGCTGGCCTTTCCGGTTCTGAACTTTGATCTTGAGTATATCAATTTCGGCCGCCTGCGTCCGCTGCACACCTCGGCGGTAATTTTCGCTTTCGGCGGCAATGTGCTGATTACCACATCCTTCTACTGCGTTCAGAGAACGGGCAAGGCCCGGCTGGCTGGTGAAATCGCTCCCTGGTTTGTCTTCTGGGGTTATCAGCTGTTTATTGTACTGGCCGCCACGGGCTACCTTCTGGGCATTACCCAGTCCAAGGAATATGCCGAACCGGAATGGTATGTGGACATCTGGCTGACCATCGTCTGGGTAGTTTACCTGCTGGTTTTCCTCGGCACCCTGTGGCGCCGGAAGGAACCGCACATCTATGTGGCAAACTGGTTCTACCTGGCATTCATCGTTACGGTAGCCATGCTGCATATCGTCAACAACCTGACGGTGCCTGTTTCCTGGACCGAACCCAAAAGCTATGCGCTGTTCTCCGGTGTTCAGGACGCCCTGACCCAGTGGTGGTACGGCCATAACGCAGTGGGCTTTTTCCTGACTGCCGGTTTCCTCGGCATCATGTATTATTTCGTGCCCAAGCGGGCCGAACGGCCGGTCTATAGCTACCGGCTGTCCATCATCCACTTCTGGGCGCTGATTTTCATCTATATCTGGGCCGGCCCTCACCATCTGCACTATACGGCTCTGCCTGACTGGGCGCAGACACTGGGCATGACCTTCTCCATCATGCTGTGGATGCCGTCCTGGGGCGGCATGATTAACGGCCTGATGACCCTGTCCGGCGCCTGGGACAAACTGCGCACCGACCCGGTCCTGAAAATGCTGGTGGTTTCCGTCGCTTTCTACGGCATGAGCACCTTTGAGGGTCCGCTGATGTCCATCAAGGCGGTTAACGGCCTCAGCCACTATACCGACTGGACCATCGGTCACGTACACTCCGGTGCACTGGGCTGGGTGGCTTACGTCAGCTTCGGCGCCATCTACTGCATGGTACCCTGGCTGTGGAAACGTCAGGGACTTTATTCCCTGAAGCTGGTGAACTGGCACTTCTGGGTGTCCACCATCGGCATCGTGTTCTACATCTGCGCCATGTGGGTATCCGGCATCATGCAAGGCCTGATGTGGCGGGCTTACAACGAGCTCGGCTTCCTGGAATATTCCTTTGTCGAAACTGTAGAAGCCATGCATCCCTACTACATCATCCGGGCTACCGGCGGACTGCTCTTTGTTCTGGGCTCGCTGATCATGGCCTATAACATCTGGATGACCGTCAAGGGTAAAGGCGAGGCCAAGTCAATCGAACCGGGCATGACCCCGGCGATGGCCGAATAA
- a CDS encoding biopolymer transporter ExbD, with translation MRKHAAKSQDDATIDMTPMLDIVFIMLIFFIVTAAFVKEAGIDIDRPLSETSVPQTKANIMIAVSDQNEVWMQKKRVDVRAIRANVERLRAENPEGTVVIQADKAARTGVMTDVIDAVRAAGVMDYVVSTREQ, from the coding sequence ATGCGAAAACATGCTGCAAAAAGCCAGGATGATGCAACTATTGATATGACGCCGATGCTCGACATCGTGTTTATCATGCTCATCTTTTTTATCGTGACAGCAGCCTTTGTGAAGGAGGCCGGTATCGACATAGACCGGCCATTGTCTGAAACCTCTGTGCCACAAACCAAGGCCAACATTATGATTGCTGTGAGTGATCAGAATGAGGTCTGGATGCAGAAAAAACGCGTTGACGTGCGGGCAATCCGGGCCAATGTGGAAAGACTGCGGGCGGAAAATCCGGAAGGAACAGTGGTAATCCAGGCTGACAAGGCGGCCAGGACCGGTGTCATGACTGACGTTATTGATGCCGTTCGCGCTGCGGGTGTCATGGATTACGTAGTATCGACGAGGGAACAATGA
- a CDS encoding protein phosphatase CheZ produces the protein MGSGLLPDHISPLVDKLRQGDHTPVSLPDVAALTEVLMRSTESYFRSIDLTLYQECQSLADYINDAKAEIASLSPEHADSAQIPRAGQELAAIVQQTESATNTIMESAEQIMSADTDDPEVFQATVHEAVMQIFEACSFQDITGQRISKVVRTLEYVEDRVDRLINILGLQDDELAKAAQPAEEIDEEKALLNGPALEGEGIDQTEIDALLNGEADASNEIAEDAPAEEPAAAQEDLNADDIDALFAQDGPAEVEEPAAVETPAPEAEAPPKELDADDIDALFAEDAPAAAAAPEPEPASPVVAKKQPRVFAKKTYEEDPEAALDAKDSGKTSQEDIDALFG, from the coding sequence ATGGGTTCGGGTCTGCTGCCTGACCATATCAGTCCGCTTGTCGATAAACTTCGGCAGGGCGACCACACTCCTGTTTCCCTGCCGGATGTGGCTGCGCTGACTGAAGTCCTCATGCGGTCTACCGAGAGCTATTTCCGCTCCATTGACCTGACCCTTTATCAGGAATGTCAGTCTCTGGCTGACTATATCAATGACGCCAAGGCGGAAATTGCTTCCCTGTCGCCGGAACATGCCGACAGCGCGCAGATTCCGCGGGCCGGGCAGGAACTGGCGGCCATCGTTCAGCAGACCGAGAGCGCCACAAATACGATCATGGAATCAGCGGAACAGATCATGTCTGCAGATACTGATGATCCGGAAGTCTTCCAGGCAACCGTACATGAAGCAGTCATGCAGATTTTCGAAGCCTGTTCCTTCCAGGATATTACCGGCCAGAGAATCAGCAAGGTTGTCCGTACCCTTGAATATGTGGAAGACCGGGTTGACCGCCTGATCAATATTCTTGGCCTTCAGGATGACGAACTGGCCAAAGCCGCCCAGCCGGCCGAGGAAATTGACGAAGAAAAAGCACTTCTCAATGGCCCTGCCCTGGAAGGTGAAGGCATAGACCAGACAGAAATTGATGCCCTTCTCAATGGGGAAGCTGACGCCTCCAATGAAATTGCCGAAGATGCACCTGCCGAGGAACCGGCCGCGGCCCAGGAAGACCTGAACGCAGATGACATTGACGCCCTGTTTGCCCAAGACGGTCCGGCAGAGGTCGAAGAACCGGCGGCAGTTGAAACCCCCGCCCCGGAGGCGGAGGCCCCCCCCAAGGAACTGGATGCAGACGATATTGACGCCCTGTTTGCAGAAGACGCTCCCGCCGCTGCAGCAGCCCCGGAACCGGAACCTGCCTCACCGGTGGTGGCAAAGAAGCAACCCAGGGTTTTCGCCAAGAAGACCTATGAGGAAGATCCCGAGGCCGCCCTTGACGCCAAGGACTCCGGCAAGACTTCCCAGGAAGATATCGACGCCCTGTTCGGGTGA
- a CDS encoding MotA/TolQ/ExbB proton channel family protein — MKKLITLILAVAFGGIASTAMSQQAAQNLDELLEIVRQGKINETAEHRNREQEFLRDKAKQQQLLKEAEAEQRAEERRSDRLEAEFNANEEKLAQLQEELSNELGALKELFGVLQQVSGDARGIFDASIISAQYPNRGDFLDALIEKTASSSKLPTIEEIERLWYEVQREMTESGKVVNFTTTVQYPDGATEDKEVTRVGTFNLVSDGKYLEWSPGAQQVSELVRQPAARFQGTASELQAATDGFTAFALDPSRGSILALLIQAPSISERIDQGGTIGYLILAIGAIGVLLIAYCFITLYSANSKVKKQIRSDVISTNNPLGRVLSVYDANKTVDVETLELKLDEAILKETPALERFLVMIKIISAVAPLMGLLGTVTGMIQTFQSMTLFGTGDPKLMAGGISQALMTTVLGIVVALPTLFLHSIVAGMSKRVIHTLEEQSAGIIAVHAEQQSGKGA; from the coding sequence ATGAAGAAACTGATTACACTTATTCTTGCTGTTGCCTTCGGCGGAATTGCCTCAACAGCTATGTCACAACAGGCAGCTCAGAATCTTGACGAGCTTCTGGAAATTGTCCGCCAGGGCAAAATCAACGAAACTGCCGAACATCGTAACCGTGAGCAGGAATTCCTGCGCGATAAAGCGAAACAGCAGCAGCTTCTGAAAGAAGCCGAGGCAGAACAGCGCGCGGAAGAGCGTCGTTCGGACCGCCTGGAAGCTGAGTTCAATGCCAACGAGGAAAAGCTGGCCCAGTTGCAGGAAGAGCTGTCCAACGAGCTTGGTGCCCTGAAAGAACTGTTTGGTGTTCTGCAGCAGGTTTCCGGTGATGCCCGCGGTATCTTTGATGCCTCTATCATCAGTGCCCAGTATCCCAACCGTGGCGACTTCCTGGACGCTCTGATCGAGAAAACCGCGTCCAGCTCCAAGCTGCCGACCATCGAGGAAATCGAGCGTCTGTGGTACGAAGTACAGCGGGAAATGACCGAGTCAGGTAAAGTTGTAAACTTCACCACGACTGTTCAGTATCCTGACGGTGCGACCGAAGACAAGGAAGTAACCCGCGTTGGTACCTTCAACCTGGTGTCAGACGGTAAATATCTGGAATGGAGCCCTGGTGCTCAGCAGGTTTCCGAACTGGTACGCCAGCCGGCTGCACGTTTCCAGGGAACCGCATCCGAGCTGCAGGCCGCCACTGACGGTTTCACAGCCTTTGCACTTGACCCGTCACGCGGTTCAATCCTGGCCCTGCTGATCCAGGCGCCTTCCATTAGTGAACGTATCGACCAGGGTGGTACCATCGGTTACCTGATCCTCGCTATCGGCGCCATTGGTGTCCTGCTGATCGCTTACTGTTTCATCACCCTCTATTCTGCGAACAGCAAGGTGAAAAAACAGATCAGAAGCGATGTCATCAGCACCAACAACCCGCTTGGCCGTGTGCTCAGTGTTTATGACGCCAACAAAACCGTTGACGTTGAAACTCTCGAACTTAAACTGGATGAAGCGATCCTGAAAGAAACACCTGCTCTTGAACGCTTCCTGGTGATGATCAAAATCATCTCTGCCGTTGCCCCTCTGATGGGTCTTCTCGGTACGGTGACTGGTATGATCCAGACCTTCCAGTCCATGACATTGTTTGGTACTGGTGATCCGAAACTGATGGCTGGTGGTATTTCCCAGGCTCTTATGACAACCGTGCTTGGTATCGTGGTGGCTCTGCCGACACTGTTCCTGCACAGCATTGTTGCCGGCATGAGCAAACGGGTTATCCATACTCTGGAAGAACAGAGTGCCGGTATCATCGCCGTTCATGCAGAGCAGCAGTCCGGTAAAGGAGCCTGA
- a CDS encoding dipeptidase, protein MTNNRGSWAVKVFFRTVIIFFATAGAVAFTSAAGAKAGDLTEADVKVIHDRLFTVDSHVDIPLNYTETPQTDPGQASDMQVDLGKMQKGGLDSGFFIVYVGQTERTPENYAGAKADALRKFSLIHRMTDELYPDRIGLAYHPDEVDSIAASGRKVAMIGIENGFVIGKDLSLLEKYYDLGGRYMTLAHMGHNDICDTSTPSEELGDDEEEHGGLSAFGREVIDEMNRLGMMVDVSHISEKSMRQAIAHSKAPVIASHSSVRALADHPRNLTDDQMRLLAEHGGVVQIVALSAYIKVDPARRAAYQALEAKVAAAYGDAEFDEARHENTPEMKQGLEELDRDFPKATVSQYVDHIDHAVKVMGIDHVGISSDFGGGGGIVGWDNAAETENVTRELLSRGYGEKDIAKIWSGNLLRVWRQVENVAKGQGD, encoded by the coding sequence ATGACCAATAACCGGGGAAGTTGGGCGGTAAAGGTATTTTTCCGTACCGTAATAATATTCTTTGCGACAGCCGGTGCGGTGGCCTTTACGTCGGCGGCCGGGGCGAAGGCTGGCGATCTGACAGAAGCGGACGTCAAGGTAATCCATGATCGTTTGTTCACCGTTGACAGTCATGTGGACATTCCCCTGAACTACACAGAGACGCCGCAGACAGACCCTGGACAGGCCAGTGACATGCAGGTTGACCTCGGTAAAATGCAAAAAGGGGGGCTCGATAGCGGGTTCTTCATTGTCTATGTGGGACAGACGGAAAGAACGCCTGAAAATTATGCCGGAGCAAAGGCGGATGCTTTGCGGAAGTTTTCCTTGATTCACCGGATGACCGACGAGCTTTACCCCGACCGTATCGGTCTTGCCTATCATCCGGATGAGGTTGATTCTATCGCTGCCAGCGGTCGCAAGGTGGCGATGATCGGTATCGAAAACGGCTTCGTTATCGGCAAGGATCTGTCGCTGCTTGAAAAATACTATGACCTTGGCGGCCGCTATATGACTCTGGCCCATATGGGACACAATGATATCTGTGATACCTCTACCCCGAGTGAAGAACTGGGCGACGACGAAGAGGAACACGGTGGCCTCAGCGCCTTTGGACGGGAGGTGATCGACGAGATGAACCGGCTCGGCATGATGGTGGATGTATCCCATATCTCGGAAAAGTCCATGCGCCAGGCGATTGCTCATTCAAAAGCGCCGGTGATTGCGTCACATTCCAGTGTCCGCGCCCTGGCCGATCATCCCCGCAACCTGACCGATGACCAGATGCGGCTGCTGGCCGAGCATGGCGGTGTGGTGCAGATTGTCGCGCTCAGCGCCTATATCAAGGTAGACCCGGCCCGGCGGGCGGCCTATCAGGCGCTGGAGGCAAAAGTAGCTGCCGCCTATGGTGACGCCGAATTTGACGAAGCCAGGCATGAAAACACCCCTGAAATGAAACAGGGACTGGAAGAGCTCGACCGGGATTTTCCCAAGGCTACTGTCAGTCAATATGTCGATCATATTGACCATGCCGTGAAGGTTATGGGGATTGACCATGTGGGGATCAGTTCTGATTTCGGCGGTGGCGGCGGGATTGTCGGCTGGGATAACGCGGCGGAAACCGAAAATGTTACCCGGGAGCTTCTTTCCCGCGGCTACGGCGAAAAAGATATTGCCAAAATCTGGAGCGGCAACCTCCTGAGGGTCTGGCGCCAGGTGGAAAACGTCGCGAAAGGGCAGGGGGATTAA
- a CDS encoding tetratricopeptide repeat protein, translated as MTSMSKFTKTLFSASALSAALLVAPVTVALTGQAVAAEEESKYANRKTRKTPAMGLKVGNALGEAQAFAEAENWAEASRVLEEELGSKLDKLNSYERAQYYNFKGYLAYSKEDYKGAIAAYNNVLKQENLPPALEDNVTYTMAQLYFVMEQYQTSIDYMNKWMEYQETPSENALVILGQAYYSLGDQKNDVSYYRKGIPYIERAIKLYEEKGKEPKENWYLLLRVMYFELKEYRTVTDIVELLVTKWPKKEYWVQLAGMYGELTNEKGMTEKQKRELEQKQLTVYETAYRQGFLIKESELVNLSQLFLYHEIPYKSSKVLDRAMKEGKVEKNEKNWEYLSQAFINGQDYQKALMPLRKAAEMAKDGDLYMRLGQVYMQLDDYENAAKYIGLAIDKGKLRREDTAHVVRGMAYFNLGKLDDARKEFQSARKFDRSRKMADKWISYLSKEAKRLADIKEFLGG; from the coding sequence ATGACATCGATGAGTAAATTTACGAAAACCCTTTTCTCCGCTTCTGCACTGTCTGCTGCTTTGTTGGTGGCACCGGTAACGGTTGCACTGACAGGTCAGGCGGTCGCCGCTGAAGAGGAAAGCAAATACGCCAACCGCAAAACCCGCAAAACGCCTGCCATGGGCCTGAAGGTGGGGAATGCTCTTGGGGAAGCCCAGGCTTTTGCAGAGGCGGAAAACTGGGCGGAAGCCTCGCGGGTTCTTGAGGAGGAGCTGGGTTCAAAGCTGGACAAGCTGAACAGCTATGAGCGTGCTCAATATTATAACTTTAAGGGTTATCTGGCCTACAGCAAGGAAGATTATAAAGGTGCCATTGCGGCCTATAATAATGTTCTGAAGCAGGAAAACCTGCCGCCGGCGCTGGAAGATAATGTGACCTACACCATGGCGCAGTTGTATTTCGTCATGGAACAGTATCAGACATCCATTGATTACATGAACAAATGGATGGAATATCAGGAAACACCGAGCGAGAATGCCCTGGTTATTCTCGGACAGGCCTATTATTCCCTGGGCGACCAGAAGAATGATGTGTCCTATTATCGTAAAGGGATTCCCTACATTGAGCGGGCCATCAAACTTTACGAGGAAAAAGGCAAGGAACCGAAGGAAAACTGGTATCTCCTGTTGCGGGTCATGTATTTCGAACTCAAGGAATACCGGACCGTTACCGATATCGTTGAACTTCTGGTCACCAAATGGCCGAAAAAGGAATATTGGGTTCAGCTTGCCGGCATGTATGGCGAACTGACCAATGAAAAAGGCATGACCGAAAAGCAGAAGAGGGAACTGGAGCAGAAGCAGCTTACGGTTTATGAAACTGCCTATCGTCAGGGCTTCCTGATCAAGGAATCCGAGCTGGTCAATTTGTCCCAGTTGTTCCTGTACCATGAAATTCCCTATAAATCCTCCAAGGTGCTGGACAGGGCAATGAAAGAGGGAAAGGTAGAGAAGAATGAAAAGAACTGGGAATATCTGTCTCAGGCTTTCATTAACGGACAGGACTACCAAAAAGCGCTGATGCCTTTGCGGAAAGCTGCCGAAATGGCAAAAGACGGAGATCTTTACATGCGTCTCGGTCAGGTCTACATGCAGCTGGATGATTATGAAAATGCGGCCAAATATATCGGTCTTGCCATTGATAAAGGCAAGCTGAGGCGCGAAGATACTGCACATGTGGTTCGCGGTATGGCTTATTTCAATCTTGGGAAACTTGACGACGCTCGCAAAGAGTTTCAGTCGGCCCGGAAATTCGATCGCAGCCGGAAGATGGCTGACAAGTGGATTTCCTACCTGTCCAAGGAAGCCAAACGGCTTGCAGACATCAAGGAATTCCTCGGCGGTTAA
- a CDS encoding EAL domain-containing protein, producing the protein MNILTHILILASYAVVAVLVYLVSPEIFPKLTPVTPLVIAAVVFLASMQVHALYIFRMSRQDMANRLMDLHQDYQMSLDRLDEMRQELQKHDEQLNRSNNSQNAEIISEMRVLQTLLNQVVEKSGKRLADRVGSDDLARHISSSSFGQAGVNKESKDRSDEEILRIMHYALEDNRVDLYLQPIVALPSRRVVYFEAYSRVRDEGDNVIFPSQYIQLAEDSGLVGTLDNLLLFRCIQVIRRLGPRKPDLRFFCNISSVSLNDQEFFPQFIDFMLENQELADRLVFEFSQQDVMRHSAAVGRSLANLGRRGFRFSMDKVIDHNIDLADLASRYFRYVKLDARALVDQQVDIHPDDIKEAFARYDIDLIVEKIEDEETILEILDFGMDFGQGFLFGEPRLSSDPSLNL; encoded by the coding sequence ATGAATATTCTGACACATATTCTGATTTTGGCGAGCTATGCGGTAGTGGCTGTTCTTGTCTATCTTGTCAGTCCCGAGATCTTTCCAAAACTGACCCCGGTCACGCCGCTGGTGATTGCGGCCGTGGTCTTTCTTGCCAGCATGCAGGTTCATGCTCTGTATATTTTCCGGATGAGCCGACAGGATATGGCCAACAGGCTTATGGACCTGCATCAGGACTATCAGATGAGCCTCGATCGTCTGGATGAAATGAGGCAGGAACTGCAGAAACATGACGAGCAGCTGAACAGGTCGAACAACAGCCAGAACGCCGAAATTATATCCGAAATGCGGGTCCTGCAGACCCTTTTGAATCAGGTTGTCGAGAAATCCGGCAAGCGGCTTGCCGACCGGGTCGGCAGTGACGATCTTGCCCGCCACATATCCTCCAGTTCTTTTGGACAGGCCGGGGTGAATAAGGAAAGCAAGGACCGGAGCGACGAGGAAATTCTGCGCATCATGCATTATGCCCTGGAAGACAACCGGGTTGATTTGTATTTGCAGCCAATTGTCGCTCTTCCGTCCCGCCGGGTGGTCTATTTCGAGGCCTATTCCCGGGTTCGAGATGAAGGGGACAATGTGATTTTCCCCAGCCAGTATATCCAGCTGGCCGAAGACAGCGGCCTGGTCGGGACTCTGGATAATCTGCTTCTGTTCCGTTGTATCCAGGTGATCCGTCGTCTGGGGCCGCGCAAACCGGATCTCAGGTTTTTCTGCAACATTTCCTCGGTCTCGCTTAATGACCAGGAGTTTTTTCCGCAGTTCATTGATTTTATGCTGGAAAACCAAGAGCTTGCCGATCGTCTGGTCTTTGAGTTTTCGCAGCAGGATGTGATGCGTCATTCGGCGGCCGTGGGGCGCAGCCTGGCCAATCTGGGTCGCCGTGGCTTCCGTTTTTCCATGGACAAGGTGATTGACCACAATATTGACCTTGCGGATCTGGCGTCCCGTTATTTCCGTTATGTGAAACTTGACGCCCGGGCGCTTGTCGATCAGCAGGTGGACATCCATCCCGATGATATCAAGGAAGCCTTTGCCCGTTATGATATCGACCTGATTGTTGAAAAGATCGAGGACGAGGAAACCATTCTTGAAATCCTCGATTTTGGTATGGATTTCGGACAGGGCTTCCTGTTCGGCGAGCCGCGCCTCAGCAGCGATCCGTCCCTCAATCTCTGA